Proteins co-encoded in one Cynocephalus volans isolate mCynVol1 chromosome 11, mCynVol1.pri, whole genome shotgun sequence genomic window:
- the POMGNT2 gene encoding protein O-linked-mannose beta-1,4-N-acetylglucosaminyltransferase 2 has translation MHLSAVFNALLVSVLAAVLWKHVRLREHAATLEEELALGRQAPDPAPALRIDYPKALQILMEGGTHMVCTGRTHTDRICRFKWLCYSNEAEEFIFFHGNTSVMLPNLGSRRFQPALLDLSTVEDHNTQYFNFVELPAAALRFMPKPVFVPDVALITNRFNPDNLMHVFHDDLLPLFYTLRQFPGLAHEARLFFMEGWGEGAHFDLYKLLSPKQPLLRAQLKTLGRLLCFSHAFVGLSKVTTWYQYGFVQPQGPKANILVSGTEIRQFARFMMEKLNVSHAGAPLGEEYILVFSRTQNRLILNEAELLLALAQEFQIKTVTVSLEDHTFSDVVRLVSNASMLVSMHGAQLVTALFLPRGATVVELFPYAVNPDHYTPYKTLATLPGMDLQYVAWQNMMPENTVTHPERPWDQGGITHLDRAEQARILQSREVPRHLCCRNPEWLFRIYQDTKVDIPSLIQTIRRVVKGRPGPRKQKWTVGLYPGKVREARCQTSVQGASEAHLTVSWQIPWNLKYLKVREVKYEVWLQEQGENTYVPYILALQNHTFTENIKPFTTYLVWVRCIFNKILLGPFADVLVCST, from the coding sequence ATGCACCTCTCGGCAGTGTTCAATGCCCTCCTGGTGTCGGTGCTGGCAGCGGTCCTGTGGAAGCACGTGCGTCTGCGTGAGCATGCAGCCACTCTGGAGGAGGAGCTGGCCCTTGGCCGACAGGCCCCAGATCCAGCCCCAGCACTGAGGATCGACTACCCGAAGGCGCTGCAGATCCTGATGGAGGGCGGCACGCACATGGTGTGCACTGGCCGCACGCACACAGACCGCATCTGCCGGTTCAAGTGGCTCTGCTACTCCAACGAGGCTGAGGAGTTCATCTTCTTCCACGGCAACACCTCTGTCATGCTGCCCAACCTGGGCTCACGGCGCTTCCAGCCAGCCCTGCTGGATCTGTCCACTGTGGAGGACCACAACACCCAGTACTTCAACTTCGTGGAGCTGCCTGCTGCCGCCCTGCGCTTCATGCCCAAGCCAGTGTTCGTGCCCGATGTGGCCCTCATCACTAATCGCTTCAACCCCGACAACCTCATGCACGTCTTCCACGATGACCTACTGCCACTCTTCTACACACTGCGGCAGTTCCCTGGCCTGGCCCACGAGGCCCGGCTCTTCTTCATGGAGGGCTGGGGCGAGGGTGCACACTTCGATCTGTATAAGCTCCTCAGCCCCAAGCAGCCACTGCTGCGGGCACAGCTGAAGACCCTGGGCCGGCTGCTGTGCTTTTCCCATGCTTTCGTGGGCCTCTCCAAGGTCACCACCTGGTACCAGTATGGCTTCGTCCAGCCCCAGGGCCCAAAGGCCAACATCCTTGTCTCGGGCACCGAGATCCGCCAGTTTGCACGGTTTATGATGGAAAAGCTGAATGTGAGCCATGCAGGAGCCCCCCTAGGCGAGGAGTACATTCTAGTCTTCAGCCGCACCCAGAACAGACTTATCCTGAATGAAGCAGAGCTGCTGCTGGCACTGGCCCAGGAATTCCAGATAAAGACAGTGACAGTGTCCCTGGAGGACCACACCTTTTCAGATGTCGTGCGGCTGGTCAGTAATGCCTCCATGCTGGTCAGCATGCATGGGGCCCAGCTGGTCACTGCCCTCTTCCTGCCCCGTGGGGCAACCGTGGTTGAGCTCTTCCCATATGCCGTCAATCCCGACCACTACACCCCGTATAAGACACTGGCCACACTGCCTGGCATGGACCTACAGTATGTAGCCTGGCAGAACATGATGCCAGAGAACACCGTCACGCACCCTGAGCGGCCCTGGGACCAGGGGGGCATCACCCACCTGGACCGGGCTGAGCAGGCCCGTATCCTGCAAAGCCGTGAGGTCCCACGGCATCTCTGTTGCCGGAACCCCGAGTGGCTCTTCCGAATCTACCAGGACACCAAGGTGGACATCCCATCCCTCATCCAAACCATACGGCGCGTGGTGAAGGGCCGACCAGGGCCACGGAAGCAGAAGTGGACAGTTGGCCTGTACCCAGGCAAGGTGCGGGAGGCGCGATGCCAGACATCAGTGCAAGGTGCCTCTGAGGCCCACCTCACCGTGTCCTGGCAGATCCCATGGAACCTCAAGTACCTGAAGGTGAGGGAGGTGAAGTACGAGGTGTGGCTTCAGGAGCAGGGGGAGAACACCTACGTGCCTTACATCCTGGCCCTGCAGAACCACACCTTCACTGAGAACATCAAGCCCTTCACCACCTACCTGGTGTGGGTCCGCTGCATCTTCAACAAGATCCTCCTGGGACCCTTTGCAGATGTGCTGGTGTGCAGCACGTAG